The DNA window GCATTTCTCTAAAAGTTACTTGTTGTTCTATTGGAATTGAGATTATACCTTTACCATTTTGTATCATAATTTGATTTGCAGCCATCATTGCAGTTCTTTTATTTCCATCATAAAAAGGTTGAGTTCTCATTAAATATAACATCATAGTAAAAGCCCTATCAGTAATATTTTTTCTTTTATTAATACAGTTAATATTATTTTCAATCTCTTCTTTATTAGGTAATTTAGGTTTCCAAGTAGTCCCACCCATAGATACATCAGATTTTCTAATTTCTCCAGAATGGAGAATTAAATTATAATCTCCAATAATTTTATTAATTTGAGAAATAAATTTAAAATCTAATGGGTAATTTATATTTTCCAAGGTAAATTGCCAAGCATGTTTTAAATTAACAATAGCATTAATATCATTTATTCTCATTCCATTAACAGCCATTCCTTCACTTATAATTTCAGTTTGAGGATAAGTTACAGCTATTCCTTCAAGATTAGCTGATTTCCAAATGTAGTCAATTAAATTTCTTTTTGCTACAAATATATTTTCTTTCAAACTCATAGAGTACTTATCTTTAAATATTATTTCTTTTTCATTATTTTTTAATTCCATATACTCCTCCATTTATAATTATATTAGACTTTTTATATTTTTACAAGAAAAAAAGGAGTTATTGCACTCCTTCCAGCTTTTGAGTTAAATTGGTTGTATAATAAATGGTGTTGATGGAAGAAATTTCCATTAGCATCATTTTTTAATAAAAAAAGTTGAGACAATAAAATTTTCCTGTTAAAATTAAATTGCTAAAAATAACTCAAAAAGGAAGTGATTTCATTATCTCTATCTAATTTTATCAAAACTATCTTAAATATTCAAGATGATAATATTTCTTTTCCAGAAGAAGATTATTGTCATATATTCAAAAAGCTAATTATGTAATTAAAGTTTTTAAAGGATTTTCTTAAATCTAATTATTGTTCTTGCCCTCATTGTAACTCTAAAAATATTGTTAAAAATGGTTCTAGGGAACGTAATATTAAATTTATTCCTTTTCAAAATTACAATGTTGAACTTAATCTTAGTGTACAGAGATACATCTGCAAAGATTGTAAAAAAACTTTTTCTCCTTATATATTAGTTTAGTAAAATCTATTTTTCCTGAGTCTGAAATAGTATTGGATAAATTTCATATTGTTAATCTAGTTAATAGAGCATTTAACCAAACTAGAATATCCATAATGAATTCCCTTAAAGATGATTCATTAAAAAGAAAATTAAAACTATTTTGGAAGTTACTCCAAAAATATTATCCTGACCTTTGTCAAGAACCATATTATTGCCAAAGTTTTAAGTACAAACTTAGCAGCAAAGAGAAAGTAGATTATTTTTTAGAAAAAAGTCCAGAATTAGACATTAACTTTAATATATACCAAGATATTCTTCAATCAATAAGGCATAATAACTTTAAAAGATTTGAAAATATTGTAAAGAAAAATTTAGCTAAAAAAGAGAAAGTATCTAAACAAATGCTAGTAGCTTTAAAGAGTTTAAAAAAATATATGAAACACATTGAAAATATGCTTAAGTCAAACATTACAAATGGGTTGATAGAAGGTTTAAACAATAAAATTAAGTCAATAAAGAGAACAGCATTTGGATATTCAAATTTTAGTAATTTTAAAAAGCGCATATTAATTCAAGCAGGAATTATATCAATTAGTGCTTAATTTTTTAATTCAATAAAGTAATTTAATTAAACAAAAAAGAGAATCTTTTAAGATTTTATTCTCAAAAAAATGGTTGTATAATAAATGATGTTGATGGAAGAAATTTCTATTAATACCATTTTTTTAATAAAAAAAGTTGAGACAATAAAATTTTCCTGTTAAAATTAAATCGCAAAAAATAACTCAAAAAGGAAGTGATTTCATTGTCTCTAGCTAATTTTATCAAAACTATCTTAAATATTCAAGATGATAATATTTCTTTTCCAGAAGAAGATTATTGTCAGATTATTCAAAAAGGTAATTATGTAATTAAAGTTTTTAAAGGTTTTATTAAATCTAGTTATTGTTCTTGTCCTCATTGTAATTCTAAAAATATTGTTAAAAATGGTTCTAGGGAACGTAATATTAAATTTATTCCTTTTCAAAATTACAATATTGAACTTAATCTTAGTATACAAAGGCATATCTGCAAAGATTGTAAAAAAACTTTTTCTCCTTCTACTAGTATTGCTAAAGATAATTCTAATATTTCTAATAACCTTAAATACACTATTGCGCAAGAACTTCAAGAAAATATTTCTCTTACTTTTATTGCTAAGAAGTACAATCTTTCTATTTCTTCAGTTCAAAGAATTATGGATGAGTGTTACTCTGATTTTAAGGTTAATAAAGACCATTTACCTGAAACTATGTGTATTGACGAGTTTAAATCAGTTAAAAATATTGATGGCGCTATGTCTTTTGTTTTTGCTGATTATCAAACTAAAAATATTATTGATATTGTTGAAGATAGAAGATTAAATTCCTTGACAGAATATTTTTCAAGATTTTCACTTGAAGCTAGGAATAATGTAAAATATATCTGTATGGATATGTATTCTCCATATATTAGTTTAGTAAAATCTATTTTTCCTGAGTCTGAGATAGTATTAGATAAATTTCATATTGTTAATCTAGTTAGTAGAGCATTTAACCAAACTAGAATATCCATAATGAATTCCCTTAAAGATGATTCATTAAAAAGAAAATTAAAACTATTTTGGAAGTTACTCCAAAAATATTATCCTGACCTTTGTCAAGAACCATATTATTGTCCAAGCTTTAAATACAAACTTAGCACTAAGAAAAAAGTGGACTATCTTCTAGAAAAAAGTCCTGAATTAGATGTTAATTTTAATATATATCAAGATATTCTTCAAGCAATAAGACATAATAATTTTAAAAGATTTGAAAATATTGTAAAGAAAAATCTAGCCAAAAAGGAGAAAGTATCTAAACAAATGCTTACAGCTTTAAAGACTTTAAAAAAATATATGAAATATATTGAAAATATGTTTAAATCAAACATTACAAATGGGTTGATAGAAGGTTTAAACAATAAAATTAAGTCAATAAAGAGAACAGCATTTGGATATTCAAATTTTAGTAATTTTAAAAAGCGCATATTAATTCAAGCAGGAATTATATCAATTAGTGCTTAATTTTTTAATTCAATAAAGTGATTTAATTAAAGGTTGTATAATAAATGGTGTTGATGGAAGAAATTTCTATTAATACCATTTTTTTAATAAAAAAAGTTGAGACAATAAAATTTTCCTGTTAAAATTAAATCGCAAAAAATAACTCAAAAAGGAAGTGATTTCATTGTCTCTAGCTAATTTTATCAAAACTATCTTAAATATTCAAGATGATAATATTTCTTTTCCAGAAGAAGATTATTGTCAGATTATTCAAAAAGGTAATTATGTAATTAAAGTTTTTAAAGGTTTTATTAAATCTAGTTATTGTTCTTGTCCTCATTGTAATTCTAAAAATATTGTTAAAAATGGTTCTAGGGAACGTAATATTAAATTTATTCCTTTTCAAAATTACAATATTGAACTTAATCTTAGTATACAAAGGCATATCTGCAAAGATTGTAAAAAAACTTTTTCTCCTTCTACTAGTATTGCTAAAGATAATTCTAATATTTCTAATAACCTTAAATACACTATTGCGCAAGAACTTCAAGAAAATATTTCTCTTACTTTTATTGCTAAGAAGTACAATCTTTCTATTTCTTCAGTTCAAAGAATTATGGATGAGTGTTACTCTGATTTTAAGGTTAATAAAGACCATTTACCTGAAACTATGTGTATTGACGAGTTTAAATCAGTTAAAAATATTGATGGCGCTATGTCTTTTGTTTTTGCTGATTATCAAACTAAAAATATTATTGATATTGTTGAAGATAGAAGATTAAATTCCTTGACAGAATATTTTTCAAGATTTTCACTTGAAGCTAGGAATAATGTAAAATATATCTGTATGGATATGTATTCTCCATATATTAGTTTAGTAAAATCTATTTTTCCTGAGTCTGAGATAGTATTAGATAAATTTCATATTGTTAATCTAGTTAGTAGAGCATTTAACCAAACTAGAATATCCATAATGAATTCCCTTAAAGATGATTCATTAAAAAGAAAATTAAAACTATTTTGGAAGTTACTCCAAAAATATTATCCTGACCTTTGTCAAGAACCATATTATTGTCCAAGCTTTAAATACAAACTTAGCACTAAGAAAAAAGTGGACTATCTTCTAGAAAAAAGTCCTGAATTAGATGTTAATTTTAATATATATCAAGATATTCTTCAAGCAATAAGACATAATAATTTTAAAAGATTTGAAAATATTGTAAAGAAAAATCTAGCCAAAAAGGAGAAAGTATCTAAACAAATGCTTACAGCTTTAAAGACTTTAAAAAAATATATGAAATATATTGAAAATATGTTTAAATCAAACATTACAAATGGGTTGATAGAAGGTTTAAACAATAAAATTAAGTCAATAAAGAGAACAGCATTTGGATATTCAAATTTTAGTAATTTTAAAAAGCGCATATTAATTCAAGCAGGAATTATATCAATTAGTGCTTAATTTTTTAATTCAATAAAGTGATTTAATTAAACAAAAAAGAGAATCTTTTAAGATTTTATTCTCAAAAAAAATTCTCTTTGTTCTGTTAATTGTAAGTCTAAACTTTTTTATCAACACTATTTGACAAACAACCAAAAAAATTCTCTTAGTTCTATTAATTGTAAGTCTAAACTTTTTTATCAACATTATTTGATAAACAACCAAATTTTGATGGCGGGAGTGACGAGGCTCGAACTCGCGACCTCCTGCGTGACAGGCAGGCGCTCTAACCAACTGAGCTACACCCCCAATAAAAATGGTGGTCACAATAGGACTTGAACCTATGACCCCCTGCTTGTAAGGCAGGTGCTCTCCCAACTGAGCTATGCGACCATCTTTAAAAATGGTGCCCAGAGGCGGAATCGAACCACCGACACGGGGATTTTCAGTCCCCTGCTCTACCGACTGAGCTATCTGGGCATAATATCTTTATGGCGGAAGGCTAGAGACTCGAACTCTAAAGTCTTACGACGCCGGTTTTCAAGACCGGTTCCTTACCAATTAGGATAGCCTTCCATGGTACCCCGTAGGGGAATTGAACCCCTGTTTCCAGAGTGAAAATCTGATGTCCTAACCACTGAACGAACGGGGCATCTTTACAAAAAAAATGGTGGATCCAGCTGGACTCGAACCAGCGACCACTCGGTTATGAGCCGAGTGCTCTGACCAAACTGAGCTATGGATCCACATATAATGGCGTATCTGGAGGGATTCGAACCCCCGACCCACGCCTTAGAAGGGCGTTGCTCTATCCAGCTGAGCTACAGATACATATTGAATGGTGCGTCATACAAGATTTGAACTTGTGACAACACGATTAAAAGTCGTGTGCTCTACCAACTGAGCTAATGACGCATAAATAATTGGAGCGGGAAACGAGGTTCGAACTCGCGACATTCAGCTTGGAAGGCTGACGCTCTACCAACTGAGCTATTCCCGCATAATCCTTAATATTTTTTAATTTTTGGTGGCGGGGGTAAGATTTGAACTTACGACCTTCGGGTTATGAGCCCGACGAGCTGCCAGACTGCTCTACCCCGCGATATAAATGGTGCCTAGAGCCGGAATCGAACCGGCACGGTACTAAGTACCACAGGATTTTAAGTCCTGTGCGTCTACCTATTCCGCCATCCAGGCATTTATACTTTTTTTGTTCCTCTCAGGACATTCACTATAATATCATACATGTTACGTTATGTCAAACTTTTTTTTATTTTTTTTTTAAAAATTTTTTTTATTTTTATTTCTCTATTATTTTCAATCTCTTTTATAAAGTCATCTGGCTTACTTATTACACTCTCTTTTTTCTTTTTTGTATATTTTTTTATTTCATATTCTAAACTACATGCTATTGATTTTGAATCACATAAAAAGACTCTTTCAATATTTACAACCTTATGAGCTTTTGTATATTTTGCACCTTTACCACTTAAATGCTCTTCATATCTCTTTAAATAGTCTTTTGCAGTACCAGTATAAACACTATCATCTTCACATCTTAACATATACAAATAATAATTCATTTTAATTTCCTTAAATACTCATAACCAAGTTAATTAATAGTAATTTTATATTTATAGGATATCTTAGCATTCTTTTATATTCTAATTTTTCTTTTAAATTTTTATCTCTTTTTACAAGATTTATAAGATATTCTACAATCAAATTTACACTTTCTTTACTAGCATTCATATAAATATCTTCTGCAAACTTAATTTTCTCATATTTTTTTAGATTTGAAGACTCTTGAACAAAGTTTCTTAAGCACTTATACAAATCTATTTTCACTTCTATATTTTTTTCTTTTTCATACTCTTTTAAAATTCCACCAATAACTATATATGATTTTTCAAGCATTAAGTCTATTTCTTTTTCCTTATATTTTTCTATGTCATTTGAAAAACCTAAGAAAAAATTATAAACATACTTATCAACTCCTAATTCCTCAGGGGTTGATTTTCTAATTCTATAAATAATAGATCTTGATTTTATTGTAGAAAGTATGTTTAATCTTTTAGAAATCAATATAAAAAAGTTATCTTTAGTTGGTTCTTCTATAAGCTTTAACATAGCATTTGCACTTTCTTTTCTTATATCTTGAATATTTTTTAATATAAAAACCTTAGCTCCTCCTTCATGAGAGCTAGTATAACTTTTTTTTATTATATCTCTTACAGTATCAATATTTAAGGTATCAACTACCATTAAGTCACTGTATAAATTTCTTAAAGTTTTATCTATTATTTTATTTTTTTCAATTTCATTTTCTATATTTTTTGAAAATAATTCAGCAGAAAACTCTAAAGCTATATTATAATTTTTCTCTAAATCATCTCCATAAAATAAGTAAGTTCCAGATTCTCTATTAAATGATAACTCATTTTTTAGAAATTCATCTAACATTTTTATCTTTCAGCCTTTTCTATCTTTCTAAGATAATCTATTTGATCAAGTGCTAAACCTGCTCCTATTACAACACTTTCTAAAGGATTATCAGCTAGATTTACTTTTAGATTTGTATATTTAGTTATCATTTCTGGGAAATTTCTAATTAGAGAACCTCCTCCTGTCATTATCATACCTTTATCAACTATATCAGATGCTAATTCAGGTGGAGTTTTTTCTAAAACTGTTCTTATACATTGTAATATTTGATCTAAAGAATCCTTAATAGCTTCTCTTACTTCCTCAGAAGTCATTGTAACAACTTTAGGTAATCCCATCAATAGGTCTCTACCTTTAACTTCCATACTTTCTTCTTCTTCTAATGGTAAAGCTGTTCCTATTTTCATTTTAATTTCTTCTGCTGTTCTATCTCCAATTAAAAGATTATATGTTTTCTTTACATATTTTATGATATCATTATCAAAGTTATTTCCAGCAACTCTTATAGTTTTACTTACAACTGTTCCTCCAAGAGATATAATAGCCACATCAGTAGAACCTCCACCAATATCTATTATCATATTTCCTTCTGGTACTGTTATATCCATACCAGAACCTAAGGCAGCCGCTCTTGCTTCTTCTATTAAATAAGCTTTTTTAGCTCCTGCTGAAATTGCAGCTTCTAAAACTGCTCTTTTTTCTACACCTGTTACATCAATAGGTACACAAATCATAATTTCTGGCATAAAAAAACTATATGTTCCAAATATCTTTTTAATAAAATATTTTATCATTGCTTCTGTTATATCATAATCAGCAATTACTCCTTCACTTAAAGGTCTTACTGCAACTATTGTATCAGGAGTTTTTCCGAGCATTTCTTTGGCCTCATTTCCAACTGCCAATACTCTTTTTGTCTCTTTTTCCACTGCAACAACAGAAGGTTCATTTAAAACAATTTTTTTATGCTTTTTGCTGTAAACCAATGTGTTTGCTGTTCCTAAATCAATTCCTATACTTCTGTTTGCTCTAAAATTAAAAAGTCCCATTCTATTCTCCCTTTATAACTATATTTATAATTTTTTTTATCTCTTCTTCTTTTTTTAATAAATACATTGCTCCAACAATAGCCTCTAAAGCTGTTGCTTCCTTATACTCCATCACTGTACAACTTCTTGGAAAGGTTTTTATATTACTATTTTTAGCTCTTTTCCCTATAACTTTAAATTCTTCATCTAAATCATTTATAATTTTCTTATAAATCAGACTTTGATATTTTGCATTTACCTTAGCTTTAACATATTTATTTAAAGTTAGAATATTATAACCAAATTGTAAATAATATTTTCTTATCTCTAGTTCCCAAATAGCATCTCCTAAAAATGCTAATTCAAGTCCACTGTAATCTCTTATATCCTTTGAAAAATCTACATTGTCCATGTAGTTTTATCCTTTCCATCTTTAATTTTTATACCTAATTCTAAAAGTCTATCTCTTATTTTATCAGATAATATCCAGTTTTTTTCTTCTCTTGCATTTCTTCTAAGCTCAAGTATTAACTCAATTAAATCAGCTGAAATATTATTAACTTCAACTTCTAACTTTAATTGAACACCTAAAACATCTTGTATTATCATAACAAGATAAGAATAAACTTCATCTATAACTTCTAAACCTTTTTCTGAAATACTTACTTCATCTAAAGTTTTGTTAACTGCTTTTACTAATTCAAAAATATGTCCTAAGGCTTGAGCAGTATTAAAATCTTCATCCATAGCTTCTATAAACTTGGCTTCCATTTCTTTTTTAGTTGCTAAAAGTTCTTGACAGTCATCTATTCCTTTTATATTTTCTCTATCTAATTCTTTAATTCTTTTTAAAGTATTTTCTATTCTTTCAAGTGAAGACTTAGTTTGATTTAACTCAGTATCTGAGAATTCCATAGGTTTTCTATAATGAGAACCCAGTACGAAAAGTCTTATAACTCTACCTTCAAAATATTTTAAAATATCTCTTAAAAGTACAAAAGAACCAGATGATTTTGACATCTTTTGCCCATTTATATTTATATAGCCATTGTGCATCCAGTACCTAGCAAAAGTCCCACCACAACCACATTTAGATTGTGCTCTTTCATTTTCATGGTGAGGGAATATTAAATCTAAGCCTCCTCCATGTATATCAAAACTATCTCCTAAGTATTTTCTTGACATAGCTGAACATTCTATATGCCAACCAGGTCTACCTTTTCCCCAAGGAGAATCCCAACTTGGTTCATTAGGTTTTGAAGCCTTCCATAGTGCAAAATCTAATGCATCTCTTTTAATTTCATTTACATCTATTCTTGCTCCACTTTCTAAATCTTCTATATTTTGTTTTGAAAGTTCTCCATAACCATCTCTATATTTTTTTACTTCGAAATATACATCTCCATTTGATTCATAAGCATAACCTTTATCAACCAAAGATTTTATAATTTCTATCATCTCATTAATATTTTCAGTTGCTTTAGGTCTTATCATACCATCTTCTTTTAAATTTATTTTTGAAGTATCTTCAAAATATGCTTTTATATATCTTTCTGCTATTTCTTTTATTGAAACATTTTCTATATTAGCCTTATTTATCATCTTATCATCAACATCAGTAAAATTTTGGACATAAGTTACTTTATAACCTCTATATTCCAGATATCTTCTAACTGTGTCAAAGAAAATAGCAGGTCTTGCATTTCCTATATGAATATAATTATACACTGTTGGTCCACAGACATACATTGATACCTCATTCTCTTTCAATGGCTTAAATTCATCTAAATGCCCTGTCAGTGTATTATAAATTTTTATCATAGTTTTTATCCTTCTCCCTTATTTTAAAAACTTTAAATCCTCTTGTACCGTAATCTTAATATTATCATAATCTCCATAAATAATTTTAATTTTTCCAGAAATCATCTCCACTAAACTTGCGTCATCAGTAGCCAATATATTTTTTTCTTCAGCTATTTGATGTGCCTTCTTTAAAATTTCAAAATTAAAAGTCTGTGGTGTATGAACCATTATTAAACTATTTCTATTTGGTGTTTCTACTACTATTCCATTTTCATTAATAATCTTGACCGTATCTTTACATTTTACACCAATAATTGCTCCATCACAATCATTATCTAAAATTTTTATACTTTCTTCTATATATTTATCTTTTAAAAAAGGTCTTGCTGCATCTTGAATTATTACAATATCTGTATCTTCTATTTTTTTTATAGCATTATAGATAGAATACTGTCTTTCACTTCCACCTTCAACTATATATTTGACTTTTGAAAATAAATTTTTGTCTTGACAATATTTTACCATAAAATTTAAATTTTCTTTATTAGTTACTATAATAATATCATTAATATTTTTATTTTCAAATGCAAGTTTTAAAGATGAGTAAAAAAGTGGTTCTCCTTTGTAGTCTAAAAATTGTTTAGGTGAGTTTAAATTCATCCTTTTTCCTTGACCTGCTGCTGCTAGAATAAAAGTAACTTTCTTTTTTATTTCAGAGTTACCACTGTACATCCTAGTCCTCCCTCACCATGTCCACCTATTCTATACTCTTTTACATACTTACAAGTTTTCAAATATTTTAATATTCCTTCTCTTAAAGCTCCTGTGCCTTTTCCATGAATTACATAAACTTCTGTATACCCATTTAAAGTTGCTCTATCTAAATAAGTTTCCAATTCATATACAGCTTCATCAACCATTTTTCCTCTTAAATCAATCTCACTTCTTACAGGAGTTTTCTTATGATTATTTACATTGTAAACTTTTTCTTTCTTTTCTTCTACAATTTTTATTTCATCAAAAGGAACTTCTAATTTCAATATTCCTGCTTGTACACTTGCACTTTCTTTAGAAGTATTAATCTTTAAAATATTTGCAAATTGATTAATACTTTTTACAAAAACTCTATCTCCTGCTTTGAAATCTACCTTAGTTTTTATCTTCTTAACAACTTCAACTGTCTTATTTTTCTTTTCTCTAAGTGCAGTAGATAGCATATTTAAATTCTTTTGAATTTGTTTAGCATCTTCTTTATTTTTTTCTTCGTGTTGTATCCTTTCAACAAGTGCAGATGCCTTTGCCCTCATCTCATTCATCATTTTTTCTGCTTCTTCATAGGCAGATTTAATAATCTCATTTTTTTGCTTTTCTATTATTAAAGTTTCTTGTTTTGCTCTTTCCCTATCAAGCCTTGCTTCTTCTTGCAATCTTGCGAATCTTTCTCTAATTTCATCTAATTCTTGGGACTTAGTCTTGATATTTTCTATCATCTTTTCAACTTTTTTATTATCTTCACTAATATATGCTCTTGCCTTAGAAATTATACTTTCTGGTAAACCCATTCTTTGTGCAATAGTTAGGGCATTACTTTCTCCAGGTATTCCCACCAATAATCTATATGTTGGAGAAAGTGTATCTGTATTAAATTCCATTGAGGCAGTTTCTATACCTTCTTCATTGTAACCATAGGCTTTTACTTGGCTATAATGAGTAGTTATAAAAGATTTACATTTTTTTTCATTTAAGTAATCTATAACTGCCATAGCAAAAGCTGCCCCTTCTATTGGGTCAGTTCCTGAACCTAATTCATCAAGTAAAACCAAAGAGTTTTTGGTAACTGCTTCTAAAATTTCTTTTACATTTTTTAAATGAGCAGAGAATGATGATAGAGATTGCTCTATGCTTTGTTCATCCCCTATATCTGCAAAAACACCTTCAAAAAATCCAATCTTAGAATTTTCTGAGGCAGGAATTGGTATACCTGAAAGTGCCATTAAAGTTAGTAAGCCTGCTGTCTTTAATGCAACCGTTTTTCCTCCTGTATTTGGTCCTGTAATAAGTAAAATATCATAGTCTTTCCCTATTTCAAAAGTTAAAGGAACTACCCTATCTCTATCAATAAAAGGATGTCTTGCTTTTTCAAGAGATAGAATTTCTCTATTACTAACTGTTGGAATTTCACATCTATTATCATTTGCATAAATAGATTTTGCATTTAAAATATCTAAATACATCACCTTTTCGCCAATAGTTAAAATATCATCTTTATTATTTCTTAAAAGTTCTGCTATTCTCAATAAGATTTTTCTTATTTCTTCTTTTTCCTTAGTTTCTAGTTCTCTCATTTTATTATTTAAAGAAACTATTGAAAGTGGCTCAATAAAAACAGTTTGCCCACTTGAACTTCTATCATGTTCTATACCTTTGATAAGTCCTTTAAAATCATACTTTACAGGAGTTACCATTCTTCCATCTCTTTCTGTAATTATTTTTTCTTGGAAGGCATTTGATAAAGATGGTTCTTCAAAAAGTTCTTCAAATTTTCTTTTAATATTCATATTTAAAGTTTTTTTATGAAGTCTAATATCTCTTAAATCAAGAGATGCATCATCTTTTATTTCTTTTTCAGGATTGATAGTTTTATTTATCACATCTTCAATCACTC is part of the Fusobacterium nucleatum genome and encodes:
- a CDS encoding Fic family protein; protein product: MELKNNEKEIIFKDKYSMSLKENIFVAKRNLIDYIWKSANLEGIAVTYPQTEIISEGMAVNGMRINDINAIVNLKHAWQFTLENINYPLDFKFISQINKIIGDYNLILHSGEIRKSDVSMGGTTWKPKLPNKEEIENNINCINKRKNITDRAFTMMLYLMRTQPFYDGNKRTAMMAANQIMIQNGKGIISIPIEQQVTFREMLIDFYETDDMYRIKNFLYNNCIDGINF
- a CDS encoding ISL3 family transposase, with protein sequence MISLSLANFIKTILNIQDDNISFPEEDYCQIIQKGNYVIKVFKGFIKSSYCSCPHCNSKNIVKNGSRERNIKFIPFQNYNIELNLSIQRHICKDCKKTFSPSTSIAKDNSNISNNLKYTIAQELQENISLTFIAKKYNLSISSVQRIMDECYSDFKVNKDHLPETMCIDEFKSVKNIDGAMSFVFADYQTKNIIDIVEDRRLNSLTEYFSRFSLEARNNVKYICMDMYSPYISLVKSIFPESEIVLDKFHIVNLVSRAFNQTRISIMNSLKDDSLKRKLKLFWKLLQKYYPDLCQEPYYCPSFKYKLSTKKKVDYLLEKSPELDVNFNIYQDILQAIRHNNFKRFENIVKKNLAKKEKVSKQMLTALKTLKKYMKYIENMFKSNITNGLIEGLNNKIKSIKRTAFGYSNFSNFKKRILIQAGIISISA
- a CDS encoding GIY-YIG nuclease family protein, with the protein product MNYYLYMLRCEDDSVYTGTAKDYLKRYEEHLSGKGAKYTKAHKVVNIERVFLCDSKSIACSLEYEIKKYTKKKKESVISKPDDFIKEIENNREIKIKKIFKKKIKKSLT
- a CDS encoding ATPase, which codes for MLDEFLKNELSFNRESGTYLFYGDDLEKNYNIALEFSAELFSKNIENEIEKNKIIDKTLRNLYSDLMVVDTLNIDTVRDIIKKSYTSSHEGGAKVFILKNIQDIRKESANAMLKLIEEPTKDNFFILISKRLNILSTIKSRSIIYRIRKSTPEELGVDKYVYNFFLGFSNDIEKYKEKEIDLMLEKSYIVIGGILKEYEKEKNIEVKIDLYKCLRNFVQESSNLKKYEKIKFAEDIYMNASKESVNLIVEYLINLVKRDKNLKEKLEYKRMLRYPINIKLLLINLVMSI
- a CDS encoding rod shape-determining protein, whose protein sequence is MGLFNFRANRSIGIDLGTANTLVYSKKHKKIVLNEPSVVAVEKETKRVLAVGNEAKEMLGKTPDTIVAVRPLSEGVIADYDITEAMIKYFIKKIFGTYSFFMPEIMICVPIDVTGVEKRAVLEAAISAGAKKAYLIEEARAAALGSGMDITVPEGNMIIDIGGGSTDVAIISLGGTVVSKTIRVAGNNFDNDIIKYVKKTYNLLIGDRTAEEIKMKIGTALPLEEEESMEVKGRDLLMGLPKVVTMTSEEVREAIKDSLDQILQCIRTVLEKTPPELASDIVDKGMIMTGGGSLIRNFPEMITKYTNLKVNLADNPLESVVIGAGLALDQIDYLRKIEKAER
- a CDS encoding Mini-ribonuclease 3-like protein, whose translation is MDNVDFSKDIRDYSGLELAFLGDAIWELEIRKYYLQFGYNILTLNKYVKAKVNAKYQSLIYKKIINDLDEEFKVIGKRAKNSNIKTFPRSCTVMEYKEATALEAIVGAMYLLKKEEEIKKIINIVIKGE
- the cysS gene encoding cysteine--tRNA ligase, giving the protein MIKIYNTLTGHLDEFKPLKENEVSMYVCGPTVYNYIHIGNARPAIFFDTVRRYLEYRGYKVTYVQNFTDVDDKMINKANIENVSIKEIAERYIKAYFEDTSKINLKEDGMIRPKATENINEMIEIIKSLVDKGYAYESNGDVYFEVKKYRDGYGELSKQNIEDLESGARIDVNEIKRDALDFALWKASKPNEPSWDSPWGKGRPGWHIECSAMSRKYLGDSFDIHGGGLDLIFPHHENERAQSKCGCGGTFARYWMHNGYININGQKMSKSSGSFVLLRDILKYFEGRVIRLFVLGSHYRKPMEFSDTELNQTKSSLERIENTLKRIKELDRENIKGIDDCQELLATKKEMEAKFIEAMDEDFNTAQALGHIFELVKAVNKTLDEVSISEKGLEVIDEVYSYLVMIIQDVLGVQLKLEVEVNNISADLIELILELRRNAREEKNWILSDKIRDRLLELGIKIKDGKDKTTWTM
- the ispD gene encoding 2-C-methyl-D-erythritol 4-phosphate cytidylyltransferase; the protein is MYSGNSEIKKKVTFILAAAGQGKRMNLNSPKQFLDYKGEPLFYSSLKLAFENKNINDIIIVTNKENLNFMVKYCQDKNLFSKVKYIVEGGSERQYSIYNAIKKIEDTDIVIIQDAARPFLKDKYIEESIKILDNDCDGAIIGVKCKDTVKIINENGIVVETPNRNSLIMVHTPQTFNFEILKKAHQIAEEKNILATDDASLVEMISGKIKIIYGDYDNIKITVQEDLKFLK
- a CDS encoding endonuclease MutS2, translated to MNKHSFNVLEFDKLKELILANIIIDDNREVIENLVPYKDLSALNNELKTVKDFMDLLSFDGGFEAIGLRNINSLMEKIKLIGTYLEVEELWDINVNLRTVRIFKSRLDELGKYKQLRETIGNIPNLRVIEDVINKTINPEKEIKDDASLDLRDIRLHKKTLNMNIKRKFEELFEEPSLSNAFQEKIITERDGRMVTPVKYDFKGLIKGIEHDRSSSGQTVFIEPLSIVSLNNKMRELETKEKEEIRKILLRIAELLRNNKDDILTIGEKVMYLDILNAKSIYANDNRCEIPTVSNREILSLEKARHPFIDRDRVVPLTFEIGKDYDILLITGPNTGGKTVALKTAGLLTLMALSGIPIPASENSKIGFFEGVFADIGDEQSIEQSLSSFSAHLKNVKEILEAVTKNSLVLLDELGSGTDPIEGAAFAMAVIDYLNEKKCKSFITTHYSQVKAYGYNEEGIETASMEFNTDTLSPTYRLLVGIPGESNALTIAQRMGLPESIISKARAYISEDNKKVEKMIENIKTKSQELDEIRERFARLQEEARLDRERAKQETLIIEKQKNEIIKSAYEEAEKMMNEMRAKASALVERIQHEEKNKEDAKQIQKNLNMLSTALREKKNKTVEVVKKIKTKVDFKAGDRVFVKSINQFANILKINTSKESASVQAGILKLEVPFDEIKIVEEKKEKVYNVNNHKKTPVRSEIDLRGKMVDEAVYELETYLDRATLNGYTEVYVIHGKGTGALREGILKYLKTCKYVKEYRIGGHGEGGLGCTVVTLK